One region of Ananas comosus cultivar F153 unplaced genomic scaffold, ASM154086v1, whole genome shotgun sequence genomic DNA includes:
- the LOC109704941 gene encoding uncharacterized protein LOC109704941, with protein MRGVKRFGVRGKLSPRYIGLYEVLERVGAVAYRLALSLQLADVHNIFHVSNLRKYIHNPEHAMLYEPPELQEDLSYEELSVSIIIREVRKLRNREIPYVKIRWSNHDDREATWVYGISASSSSV; from the coding sequence ATGAGAGGTGTGAAACGATTTGGGgttcgaggaaagttgagtccccgtTACATTGGGCtgtacgaggtgttggagcgagTTGGAGCTGTAGCTTACCGGCTTGCATTGTCGCTGCAACTCGCAGACGTTCATAACATattccatgtctccaaccttcgcaagtatatccACAACCCCGAGCACGCGATGTTATACGAGCCGCCAGAACTTCAAGAAGATCTAAGCTACGAAGAGCTTTCGGTGTCGATTATCATACGAGAAGTGCGCAAATtgcgaaatcgcgagattccctaTGTCAAGATTCggtggagcaaccacgatgatcgcgaagccacttgggTTTATGGAATAAGCGCATCATCCTCATCTGTTTGA